In Primulina eburnea isolate SZY01 chromosome 3, ASM2296580v1, whole genome shotgun sequence, one DNA window encodes the following:
- the LOC140828086 gene encoding uncharacterized protein, translated as MGSCISKCTRRKKLKEDCSCSHVHDKLVISQDHPNSSIPSNTTPPTKLKPVITPSQSSTFSLSDNSKSCATMASSISFSSSCNSSLVLIGAKDRSFSNEFLWSCVKESPHSIGVKRNLEIPKRTPLQNLDPSIEFSPFVTRTKLSVQENLAGSTPKKRARENSPTLVRQKSFRKEQNRGLRPPSPSRKFNGENNNSLLADENSYKGPIFPKASATDSLSYGVKKESFRPPTTSPNRAFAIKRNVSVPKMDAFSKKIGGNYGGGEDIQSRPGLDIVMEDDINNPLIALDCFIFL; from the coding sequence ATGGGTTCTTGCATTAGCAAATGTACGAGAAGGAAGAAGTTGAAAGAAGATTGTAGCTGCAGCCATGTTCATGACAAGCTTGTCATCTCCCAAGATCATCCCAACTCTTCAATTCCAAGTAACACAACACCACCAACAAAATTAAAGCCAGTGATTACACCATCACAATCTTCTACATTTTCTCTTTCGGATAATAGCAAATCATGTGCTACGATGGCTTCATCAATATCATTTTCATCATCTTGTAATTCTTCTTTGGTTTTGATCGGTGCGAAAGATCGGTCTTTTTCGAATGAGTTTTTGTGGTCTTGTGTCAAGGAGAGTCCACATAGTATAGGGGTGAAGCGAAATCTTGAAATTCCCAAGAGAACTCCGCTCCAAAATCTCGACCCTTCGATAGAATTCTCACCATTTGTTACAAGAACAAAGCTTTCAGTTCAAGAAAACCTTGCCGGTTCAACTCCTAAGAAAAGAGCTCGTGAAAATTCACCAACTCTGGTTCGGCAAAAGAGCTTTAGGAAAGAACAGAACAGAGGGCTCAGGCCGCCTTCTCCGAGCCGAAAATTCAACGGAGAAAACAACAACAGTTTGTTGGCAGATGAAAACTCGTACAAAGGCCCTATTTTCCCCAAGGCTAGTGCCACTGATTCTTTATCATATGGTGTGAAAAAGGAAAGTTTTCGGCCTCCAACCACAAGTCCAAACCGTGCTTTCGCAATCAAGCGTAATGTTTCTGTCCCGAAAATGGATGCTTTTAGTAAAAAGATTGGCGGTAATTATGGTGGTGGAGAAGATATTCAAAGCAGGCCAGGGTTGGATATTGTGATGGAGGACGACATAAACAATCCACTTATTgctttagattgttttatttttttgtga